In a genomic window of Erinaceus europaeus chromosome 12, mEriEur2.1, whole genome shotgun sequence:
- the LOC103117290 gene encoding uncharacterized protein LOC103117290 → MEATKKVGGPDPSGPQGHSSVSSQELGTDPRGPQGSWINTGPIYFRQGLSLSSEAIINGACGPVSKAHAPGSIHQLLQDPATVSAQYGSEKASQDALRLSSTNLFPSPILGAHSHLVMERETLALPVCTHSDNTSTTAQYGPYRSQLQVLIEGQSKTPAKVLVGWGRGPCSPEQTSPLAIQKNRWLPCFLSGADDSAATQGPLLAPGEDKGEGKCPCPVAAPSDSTQANTPALDTTPNSGVIESYTCNLNHVAKNITITKTPESQDLLLRRCGNHWSILMESPHLVSSCQDKEHSHSQEESPTQAQTPQECSNPSQELNTIKSKELESPVEKVLACTSVPGSPMSCEKSLDTPKKSCPVTCRSQPDQQPLEVCNNTSSSERPSAYQAPCQKQLPVPAPEEPTQVPSSFAPAYQLQNAVEDHVLVFDMATGNTRVGLLCHDPMGSRAVLVGLMPSIYVAENVLSTQPVTMPILSPDNSHSNYWSTSPMISSPVPSSISSGSYREVTLMPKAGRLHLEPQNFPGSETPIRAGMLPGPVPLGMPLQFGERILSHAHNSGWSEPDAEKNESPRTIWTQQGSRMQDTSAVREKKLQWASSELTLDPATLAKSQEVPKAQLQEDSGSCKQKEDVTIHSDSTRARAEQPSPGEKLAPAREMPLASLTPPNGQCPSAEQPPPTQQSLLPNWPCLPGPHLAKQLSFTAESPCPESPFIRESVLSSGVPTTTEPGQPSTLCPEGKPLDLPTHVGILRTPLVPEEACVYVSRDKASLGDARSSSTPRVSWQPDICPSVQQDQLSLITLTTPDAGCKVLPLAVVGPETQGPQFKLTAKDITHSSVVAHLGLLRGACYELVSPVDVLPMQSSVICRRHTLGPYQGMAAVVIDTGTGFTKCGLAGGEHVLSVLPSRVQLLQHQGQGQPRYTVPANQEGSYSVLNRGVVSDWDALEVLWQHLFYCRLGMQPEKLAVLVADSPISPRTNREKVAEILFERFHVPAMQTVHQALLALYAYGRTSGLVVGSGQGTSYVAPILTGHLAPLDTYRLDVAGCDLTESLAQLLLAGGHSPLKTELVNQIKETCCYVAMDMAAEMARTQSCARVDFVLPDKQVITLGSERFCCPEALFQPSLLGVNQPGLPQLALLSISRLEAKQQEQLLANVVLDGGSTLVNGFPGRLRRELGPHATVLGAPHRAVAACLGGSIMASRDSFQSLWLSRREYEEEGPWAIYKYRL, encoded by the coding sequence ATGGAAGCCACCAAGAAGGTGGGGGGCCCTGATCCATCAGGCCCCCAGGGCCATTCCTCAGTCAGCAGCCAGGAGCTGGGGACTGACCCTAGAGGGCCCCAGGGATCATGGATAAACACAGGACCCATATACTTCAGGCAGGGGTTATCACTCTCCTCTGAGGCCATCATCAATGGGGCTTGTGGCCCAGTCTCCAAGGCCCATGCACCTGGCTCCATTCACCAGCTACTCCAGGACCCTGCCACGGTTAGCGCCCAGTATGGCAGTGAGAAAGCCTCCCAGGATGCCCTGAGACTCTCTTCTACCAACCTGTTTCCAAGCCCCATCCTGGGAGCCCATTCGCATCTTGTCATGGAGAGGGAGACCCTGGCCCTACCTGTGTGCACACACAGTGACAACACCAGCACCACAGCACAGTACGGACCCTACCGCTCCCAGCTCCAGGTGCTTATTGAGGGGCAGAGCAAAACTCCAGCGAAAGTCTTGGTAGGCTGGGGCAGAGGGCCCTGCAGCCCTGAACAGACATCCCCCTTGGCTATCCAGAAGAACCGATGGCTACCCTGTTTCCTTTCAGGGGCGGATGACTCAGCTGCAACCCAAGGCCCTTTGCTGGCTCCAGGTGAAGATAAAGGAGAGggcaaatgcccatgtccagtggcggCTCCTTCAGATTCAACTCAGGCCAATACTCCAGCACTGGACACAACCCCCAACTCGGGGGTAATTGAATCTTACACCTGTAACCTTAACCATGTGGCTAAGAACATTACCATCACCAAGACACCGGAGTCTCAAGATCTCCTGCTCAGAAGATGTGGCAACCACTGGTCCATCCTCATGGAGTCTCCCCACCTGGTCAGCTCCTGCCAGGACAAAGAACATTCCCATTCTCAAGAGGAGTCTCCTACCCAAGCACAAACTCCACAAGAGTGTTCCAACCCTTCCCAGGAGCTTAATACTATTAAAAGTAAGGAGCTGGAGAGCCCGGTGGAGAAGGTCTTGGCTTGTACCTCAGTGCCAGGTAGCCCAATGTCATGTGAAAAATCCCTGGACACCCCCAAGAAGAGTTGCCCAGTGACCTGCCGCTCTCAGCCAGACCAGCAGCCTCTAGAAGTCTGCAACAACACCAGCTCCAGTGAGCGGCCGTCTGCCTACCAAGCACCCTGCCAGAAGCAGCTTCCTGTCCCAGCTCCTGAGGAACCCACCCAAGTACCCTCCTCCTTTGCCCCTGCCTACCAGCTCCAGAATGCTGTGGAAGACCACGTGCTGGTGTTTGATATGGCCACGGGAAACACCAGAGTGGGGTTATTGTGCCATGACCCTATGGGCTCCCGGGCAGTGCTGGTGGGCCTCATGCCGTCTATTTATGTAGCTGAAAATGTGCTGTCCACCCAGCCAGTGACTATGCCCATCCTTTCTCCTGACAACAGTCATTCCAACTATTGGTCCACCTCACCCATGATTTCCAGCCCCGTGCCCTCCAGCATCTCATCTGGTAGCTACCGAGAAGTGACCCTGATGCCCAAAGCGGGCCGACTCCATCTGGAGCCGCAGAACTTCCCTGGCTCCGAGACACCCATCAGAGCTGGGATGCTCCCTGGGCCTGTCCCACTGGGGATGCCCCTCCAATTTGGTGAGAGGATACTGAGTCACGCCCATAATTCTGGATGGTCTGAACCTGATGCTGAAAAAAATGAATCTCCTCGCACCATCTGGACACAGCAAGGTTCCAGGATGCAGGACACCTCTGCAGTCCGGGAGAAGAAACTACAGTGGGCTAGCTCAGAGCTGACCCTGGATCCTGCTACGCTGGCCAAATCCCAGGAGGTGCCCAAAGCTCAGCTCCAAGAGGATTCAGGCAGCTGCAAGCAGAAAGAGGATGTTACTATTCACTCTGACAGCACtcgggccagagctgagcagccctcGCCAGGTGAGAAGCTTGCCCCTGCCAGGGAGATGCCCCTTGCCAGCCTGACTCCTCCAAATGGCCAGTGTCCCTCTGCTGAGCAGCCCCCTCCTACCCAGCAGAGCCTGCTTCCTAACTGGCCCTGTCTCCCTGGGCCCCATCTTGCCAAGCAGCTCTCTTTCACTGCGGAGTCTCCCTGTCCTGAATCTCCCTTCATCAGAGAGTCCGTTCTCTCAAGCGGGGTCCCCACCACCACCGAGCCTGGCCAGCCCTCCACTCTGTGCCCGGAAGGGAAGCCTTTGGACCTGCCAACCCACGTGGGGATACTTCGGACGCCCCTTGTTCCTGAGGAGGCCTGTGTCTATGTGAGCAGAGACAAGGCCAGCCTCGGCGATGCTCGAAGTTCCAGCACACCTAGGGTGTCATGGCAGCCTGACATCTGCCCCAGCGTCCAGCAAGACCAGCTTTCCCTGATCACACTCACCACACCTGATGCTGGCTGCAAGGTCTTGCCCTTGGCTGTGGTGGGCCCCGAGACCCAGGGCCCCCAGTTCAAGCTGACAGCCAAGGACATTACACACTCTTCAGTGGTTGCACATCTTGGCCTGCTCCGTGGGGCCTGCTACGAGCTGGTGTCTCCCGTGGATGTCCTGCCGATGCAGTCCTCCGTGATCTGTCGCCGTCACACGCTGGGCCCCTACCAGGGCATGGCAGCTGTGGTGATTGACACAGGGACAGGCTTCACCAAATGTGGACTGGCTGGAGGGGAACACGTCCTCAGTGTTCTTCCCTCCCGAGTCCAGCTGCTGCAGCACCAGGGCCAAGGCCAGCCCCGGTATACGGTGCCTGCGAACCAGGAGGGCTCCTACTCAGTGCTGAATCGAGGCGTGGTCTCGGACTGGGATGCCCTGGAGGTACTGTGGCAGCACCTCTTCTACTGCAGGCTGGGCATGCAGCCCGAGAAACTGGCCGTGCTTGTGGCTGACTCGCCCATCTCCCCACGCACCAATAGGGAAAAAGTGGCTGAAATACTCTTTGAACGCTTCCACGTGCCAGCCATGCAGACGGTGCATCAGGCCCTGCTGGCACTCTATGCTTATGGGCGCACTAGTGGACTGGTGGTGGGCAGCGGCCAGGGCACCTCCTACGTGGCACCCATCCTCACCGGGCACCTGGCCCCACTTGACACTTACCGTCTGGATGTGGCTGGTTGTGACCTCACTGAGTCCCTGGCTCAGCTGTTGCTGGCAGGCGGCCACTCACCTCTCAAAACAGAGCTAGTCAACCAGATTAAAGAGACCTGCTGTTATGTGGCCATGGATATGGCAGCTGAGATGGCCCGCACCCAGTCCTGTGCCCGTGTGGATTTCGTGCTCCCCGACAAGCAGGTCATCACGCTTGGCTCTGAGCGCTTCTGTTGCCCGGAAGCCCTTTTCCAGCCCAGTTTGCTGGGTGTCAACCAGCCTGGCCTCCCACAACTGGCCCTTTTAAGCATTAGCCGGCTGGAGGCCAAACAGCAGGAGCAGCTGCTGGCCAACGTCGTGCTGGATGGTGGCAGCACTCTGGTGAATGGCTTTCCTGGGCGCCTGAGACGGGAGCTGGGCCCCCACGCTACTGTGCTGGGTGCTCCTCACCGAGCTGTTGCTGCTTGTCTTGGAGGCTCCATCATGGCGTCACGGGACTCTTTCCAGAGCCTGTGGCTCAGCCGCCGTGAGTATGAGGAGGAGGGCCCGTGGGCCATCTACAAGTACCGGCTCTGA